Proteins from one Triticum aestivum cultivar Chinese Spring chromosome 7A, IWGSC CS RefSeq v2.1, whole genome shotgun sequence genomic window:
- the LOC123154940 gene encoding putative fucosyltransferase-like protein: protein MKGSHSQSQAASRRRRCGWLLPLLVGAAFVGEIAFLGRLDMSKNAAAVESWTTSFYRLSSTWGADAPPGSGDDDDECEERLEREDAVPYDRDFERDPVLVGGAAKDWNRCSVGCEFGFPASKTPDATFGIAPDPSVESILRSMESSQYYSENNINAARGRGYQIVMTTSLSSDVPVGYFSWAEYDIMAPVPPKTEEALAAAFISNCGARNFRLQALEMLESLDVKIDSYGSCHRNRDGKVDKVETLKRYKFSLAFENSNEEDYVTEKFFQSLVTGAIPVVVGAPNIQEFSPGEGAILHIKELDDVISVAKTMKHIASNPDAFNQSLRWKYDGPSDSFKALIDMAAVHSSCRLCIHIATKIHEKEERTPKFMNRSCSCSSKRGTVYHLFVRERGRFKTESIYLRSDQLTLGALESAVHGKFRSLKHVPVWKDERPSSIRGGDELKVYKIYPIGLTERQALYKFQFSDDAEVARYIKGHPCAKLEVIFV from the exons ATGAAGGGTTCCCACTCGCAGTCCCAGGCGGCAAGCCGTCGGCGGCGCTGTGGGTGGCTGCTCCCGCTTCTCGTTGGTGCTGCTTTTGTCGGCGAGATCGCGTTCCTCGGTCGCCTCGACATGTCGAAGAACGCTGCGGCGGTGGAGAGCTGGACCACCTCCTTCTACCGCCTCTCTTCGACCTGGGGCGCGGACGCACCTCCGGGTagcggggacgacgacgacgagtgCGAGGAGCGGCTCGAGAGGGAGGATGCCGTGCCCTACGACCGCGATTTTGAAAGGGATCCCGTACTTGTCGGCGGTGCTGCTAAG GATTGGAATAGATGTTCTGTAGGATGTGAATTCGGGTTTCCAGCTAGTAAGACACCTGATGCTACTTTCGGAATCGCTCCAGATCCTTCCGTAGAGAGTATCCTCAGATCAATGGAATCGTCTCAATATTATTCCGAGAACAATATTAATGCGGCTCGAGG AAGAGGGTACCAAATTGTGATGACAACCAGCCTTTCCTCAGATGTGCCGGTTGGCTACTTTTCATGGGCTGAATATGATATCATGGCACCTGTGCCTCCAAAGACTGAAGAAGCCCTAGCTGCAGCCTTTATTTCCAACTGCGGTGCACGCAACTTTCGTTTGCAAGCCCTTGAGATGCTTGAAAGCTTAGATGTAAAAATTGATTCCTATGGTAGCTGTCATCGTAATCGTGATGGCAAAG TGGACAAAGTGGAGACTCTAAAGCGCTACAAATTCAGCTTGGCTTTTGAGAATTCTAATGAGGAAGATTATGTTACAGAAAAGTTTTTTCAGTCACTGGTAACAG GGGCCATTCCAGTTGTCGTTGGCGCACCGAATATTCAAGAGTTTTCTCCAGGAGAAGGTGCAATATTACACATTAAGGAGCTTGATGATGTCATTTCAGTTGCTAAGACAATGAAACATATTGCATCAAATCCTGATGCTTTTAATCAATCTTTGAG GTGGAAGTATGATGGTCCATCTGATTCTTTCAAGGCACTTATTGACATGGCAGCGGTTCATTCATCCTGTCGCCTTTGCATACATATCGCTACGAAGATTCACGAAAAAGAAGAAAGAACGCCAAAATTTATGAATCGCTCATGTAGTTGCTCCAGCAAAAGAGGAACAGTATACCACTTATTTGTCAGAGAGAGAGGGCGGTTTAAGACAGAGAGCATTTATCTAAG ATCAGATCAGTTAACTTTAGGAGCTTTGGAGTCTGCCGTGCATGGTAAATTTAGATCCCTCAAGCATGTTCCTGTATGGAAGGATGAAAGGCCATCAAGTATTCGAGGCGGGGATGAGTTGAAGGTGTACAAAATTTACCCAATAGGTCTTACAGAAAGACAAGCGTTATATAAATTTCAATTCAGTGATGATGCTGAAGTTGCTAGATATATTAAGGGCCATCCATGTGCAAAGCTTGAGGTGATTTTTGTATAA